The genomic segment TTTTTATTAACTATAATTTAAAGGAGTAATCGCCATGCTGACTGCTATTATTGTGCTTGCTGTACTGCTGCTTGCGGTAATGCTTGTTTTAAAGTTCTATCCTGCGCTTGGAGGCGTGTTAACGAAGGAGCAGGTTGCTGGATTCTCACGTTTGCCCCATTACGAGGACGGCAAATTTAAAAATTTGAGTGCGACGGCTATGGACAACAGTGCAAGCAACCTATTTTCCATGCTGCGCGATTATATGAAAACAAACCCAAATCGCAAGCCGCAGGCGAAGCTGCCGCTTCATCAGCTGCAATTTGGCGGGGATGATAAGGGCGAGCAAGCGCGAGTCACTTGGTTTGGACATTCCGCTATGCTGCTGGAGCTGGATGGAAAGCATCTATTACTCGATCCGATGTTTGGCCAAGCGCCGACGCCGTTCCCTTTTTTCGGAAACAAACGTTATAGCGGCAAATTGCCGTTTGAAATTGCCGAGCTGCCGCAAATTGACGCTGTTGTATTATCCCATGATCATTATGATCATTTGGACTATGATTCGATTGTTAAGCTTAAAAACAAAGTTCGCCGCTTTATCGTTCCGCTCGGCGTAGGCAGCCATTTGGAGCGGTGGGGAGTGGAGAAATCGATTATAACCGAGCACGACTGGTGGGAAGAGCTGGAATTTGAAGGCATCCGGTTTGCGGCTGCTCCAGCGCAGCATTTTTCAGGACGAAATCTCAACAACCGGGATTCGACGTTGTGGTGCTCGTGGGTGATTACAGGACGCGCAGCTAACATTTATTTTAGCGGCGACAGCGGTTATGGCGCGCACTTCAAAGAAATTGGCG from the Paenibacillus sp. BIHB 4019 genome contains:
- a CDS encoding MBL fold metallo-hydrolase, translating into MLTAIIVLAVLLLAVMLVLKFYPALGGVLTKEQVAGFSRLPHYEDGKFKNLSATAMDNSASNLFSMLRDYMKTNPNRKPQAKLPLHQLQFGGDDKGEQARVTWFGHSAMLLELDGKHLLLDPMFGQAPTPFPFFGNKRYSGKLPFEIAELPQIDAVVLSHDHYDHLDYDSIVKLKNKVRRFIVPLGVGSHLERWGVEKSIITEHDWWEELEFEGIRFAAAPAQHFSGRNLNNRDSTLWCSWVITGRAANIYFSGDSGYGAHFKEIGEKYGPFDLTLMECGQYDPRWASIHMMPEETVQAHVDVKGKTLLPIHWGAFTLSFHDWNDPVERVTQAAKQLNVQVATPIIGEPVAVGAGRLPSSIWWKTAQ